The following proteins are encoded in a genomic region of Primulina huaijiensis isolate GDHJ02 chromosome 3, ASM1229523v2, whole genome shotgun sequence:
- the LOC140973565 gene encoding uncharacterized oxidoreductase At4g09670 gives MAAPPIKIGILGCADIARKVSRAITLSPNSVLYAIGSRSSEKASKFALENGFPDSAKVFGSYDAVLDDPDVDAVYIPLPTSLHVDWAVRAARKKKHLLLEKPVALNVKELDIILDACESGGVQIMDGTMWMHNPRTFKMKEFLSDSSQFGELKSVHSCFTFAATKDFLENDIRVKGELDALGALGDVGWYCIRSILWATDFELPKSVLALRGAVVNNAGVILACSASLHWEDGKVATFHCSFLANLTMDVTVVGTNGNLHFHDFVVPFEEKQASFTTAVKSGFTELVTGWEPKPSEHIVMTDLPQEALMVMEFCGLVQNIKFHGGKPEKKWPTLSRKTQLVLDAVKLSIESGYTTVEVTS, from the exons ATGGCCGCGCCGCCGATCAAAATCGGTATTTTGGGCTGCGCTGACATAGCCCGAAAAGTCTCACGCGCAATTACCCTCTCCCCTAACTCAGTCCTCTACGCCATCGGCAGCCGCTCCTCCGAAAAAGCCTCCAAATTCGCGTTAGAAAACGGTTTCCCTGATTCAGCTAAGGTTTTCGGATCTTACGATGCTGTATTGGACGACCCGGATGTTGACGCAGTATATATACCGCTGCCCACTAGCCTCCACGTTGACTGGGCAGTCCGGGCTGCCCGCAAGAAGAAGCACTTGCTTTTGGAGAAGCCCGTGGCGCTGAATGTGAAGGAACTGGATATAATCCTAGATGCGTGCGAATCGGGTGGGGTTCAGATCATGGACGGTACCATGTGGATGCATAATCCCAGGACTTTTAAAATGAAGGAATTTCTATCTGATTCCTCTCAGTTTGGGGAACTCAAGTCG GTTCATAGCTGCTTTACGTTTGCAGCGACTAAAGACTTTTTGGAGAATGACATTCGTGTCAAAGGGGAGCTTGATGCTCTTGGTGCTCTTGGAGATGTTGGATGGTACTGCATCCGGTCAATCTTGTGGGCTACTGATTTTGAGTTACCAAAATCAGTACTTGCATTACGTGGCGCTGTTGTGAACAATGCAGGAGTCATTTTAGCGTGCAGTGCTTCTCTGCACTGGGAAGATGGAAAGGTAGCTACATTTCATTGTTCTTTCTTGGCTAACTTGACAATGGATGTGACGGTTGTAGGAACAAATGGAAATTTGCATTTTCATGATTTTGTGGTCCCATTTGAGGAGAAACAAGCTTCGTTTACTACAGCTGTTAAATCAGGATTTACAGAGCTTGTGACAGGATGGGAGCCGAAACCGAGTGAGCACATAGTTATGACAGATCTTCCTCAGGAAGCTCTTATGGTGATGGAGTTCTGTGGACTGGTTCAGAACATCAAATTTCATGGTGGGAAACCTGAGAAGAAGTGGCCGACACTGAGCAGGAAGACACAACTTGTTTTGGATGCCGTGAAGTTGTCGATTGAGAGTGGTTACACAACTGTTGAAGTCACTAGCTAG